A genomic segment from Pseudomonas sp. S09G 359 encodes:
- a CDS encoding methyl-accepting chemotaxis protein — protein sequence MSLRHLNIAPRAFLGFAFIALLVVVLGVFAVNRMTQIRQSSVDMSANQLPSVTYLSNITENVLRLRILSFRVLVNREPAGLQEAEVRMGVLADKVKTAQAGYAALPAGPEEAALYKTFVATLDNYTQAQAEMLSLSKQGKVDEMRALINSRIKDGTDQMGEQLNKLIAINAADAKSADDEAGRSYDGAITGVIAVSVAAALLTVLLAWLLTRSIVTPLRKAVEVAETIAGGNLTNVIEDHGKDEPARLINALSAMQANLRQTIQHIAGSATQLASAAEELSAVTEEASRGLQQQNNEIDQAATAVNEMTAAVEEVARNAVSTSEASGQSNQAAREGRDRVVETVGAIQTMTQDVQNTAVLIEGLASQGRDIGKVLDVIRAIAEQTNLLALNAAIEAARAGEAGRGFAVVADEVRALAHRTAQSTQEIEKMVAGIQNGTGEAVQSMQQSNQRTQNTLEMARAAGVALEQITQSISLINERNLVIASASEEQAQVSREVDRNLVNIRDLATQSAAGANQTSAASHELSRLAVDLNGMVARFVI from the coding sequence ATGTCCCTTCGTCATCTGAATATTGCCCCACGCGCGTTTCTGGGTTTCGCCTTCATTGCGTTGTTAGTGGTTGTGTTGGGGGTATTTGCGGTCAACCGCATGACGCAGATCCGCCAGTCGTCGGTGGACATGAGCGCAAACCAGCTACCGAGCGTCACCTACCTGAGTAACATCACCGAGAACGTGCTGCGCCTGCGCATCCTGTCATTTCGTGTATTGGTCAACCGCGAGCCTGCGGGCTTGCAGGAAGCCGAAGTGCGCATGGGCGTGCTGGCCGACAAAGTGAAGACCGCCCAGGCCGGTTATGCCGCGTTGCCGGCAGGTCCGGAGGAGGCGGCGCTGTACAAAACGTTCGTCGCGACCCTGGACAACTACACCCAGGCCCAGGCCGAGATGCTGTCGTTGTCCAAGCAAGGCAAGGTCGATGAGATGCGCGCCTTGATCAACAGCCGCATCAAAGACGGCACCGACCAGATGGGCGAGCAGTTGAACAAGCTGATCGCTATCAATGCGGCGGACGCCAAGAGCGCCGATGACGAAGCGGGGCGCAGTTACGACGGCGCCATCACCGGCGTCATTGCCGTCTCGGTGGCGGCTGCATTGCTGACCGTGCTGTTGGCCTGGCTGCTGACCCGCAGCATCGTCACACCGTTGCGCAAGGCCGTGGAAGTGGCCGAAACCATCGCCGGCGGTAACCTGACCAACGTCATAGAAGATCACGGCAAGGATGAGCCCGCGCGCCTGATCAACGCGTTGTCGGCCATGCAAGCCAACCTGCGCCAGACCATCCAGCACATCGCCGGCTCAGCCACGCAACTGGCCTCAGCGGCCGAAGAGTTGAGCGCGGTCACCGAAGAAGCCTCGCGGGGTTTGCAGCAGCAGAATAATGAAATCGACCAGGCCGCCACGGCGGTCAACGAGATGACCGCTGCGGTGGAAGAAGTGGCGCGCAATGCGGTGTCCACCTCCGAGGCGTCCGGCCAGTCCAACCAGGCGGCGCGCGAAGGCCGCGACCGGGTGGTGGAGACGGTCGGCGCGATTCAGACCATGACCCAGGACGTGCAAAATACCGCGGTGCTGATCGAAGGCCTGGCTTCCCAGGGCCGGGATATCGGCAAGGTGCTGGACGTGATCCGCGCGATTGCCGAGCAGACCAACCTGCTGGCACTCAACGCCGCCATCGAAGCGGCGCGCGCCGGTGAAGCCGGGCGTGGCTTTGCAGTGGTGGCGGACGAAGTGCGCGCCTTGGCCCATCGCACGGCGCAGTCGACCCAGGAAATCGAGAAAATGGTGGCCGGCATCCAGAACGGCACCGGCGAAGCCGTGCAGTCCATGCAGCAGAGCAACCAACGCACCCAGAACACCCTGGAAATGGCGCGCGCCGCCGGTGTGGCCCTGGAGCAAATTACCCAGTCCATCAGCCTGATCAACGAACGCAACCTGGTGATCGCCAGCGCCTCGGAAGAACAGGCCCAAGTCTCCCGCGAAGTGGACCGCAACCTGGTCAACATCCGCGACCTGGCCACGCAGTCGGCGGCAGGCGCCAACCAGACCAGCGCGGCCAGCCATGAGCTGTCGCGCCTGGCGGTGGACTTGAATGGGATGGTGGCGCGCTTTGTGATCTGA
- a CDS encoding D-glycerate dehydrogenase, with protein sequence MKKSVVLYKKLSAPLMARLHEKAEVTLIEALDENGLAKLREALPGAHGLLGASLRLDAQLLDLAPQLEAVASVSVGVDNYDIDYLTQRGILLSNTPDVLTETTADTGFALILATARRVVELATLVRAGNWNQNIGPLHFGSDVHGKTLGIIGMGRIGEALAQRGHFGFGMPVIYHSHSPKPLVEKRFGAQYRSLDDLLQQADFVCLTLPLTAETEKLIGAEEFARMGPETIFINISRGKVVDEAALVEALEKRTIRAAGLDVFEKEPLDHNSALLRLNNVVATPHIGSATHETREAMAKCAVDNLLQALAGEKPKNLVNPTAWKQ encoded by the coding sequence ATGAAAAAGTCTGTGGTTTTGTACAAAAAACTCTCCGCGCCACTGATGGCCCGCCTGCATGAAAAGGCCGAGGTCACGCTGATCGAGGCGCTGGATGAAAACGGCCTGGCGAAACTGCGCGAGGCCTTGCCCGGCGCCCACGGCCTGCTGGGTGCCAGCCTGCGTCTGGATGCGCAGTTGCTGGACCTAGCGCCGCAGTTGGAAGCGGTGGCCAGCGTGTCGGTGGGCGTCGACAACTACGACATCGACTACCTGACCCAACGCGGCATCCTGCTCAGCAACACCCCCGACGTGCTGACTGAAACCACCGCCGATACCGGCTTCGCGCTGATCCTGGCCACCGCCCGGCGGGTAGTGGAGCTGGCCACGCTGGTCCGCGCCGGCAACTGGAACCAGAACATCGGCCCGCTGCATTTTGGCAGCGACGTGCATGGCAAGACCCTGGGCATCATCGGCATGGGCCGCATCGGCGAAGCGTTGGCCCAGCGTGGGCATTTCGGCTTCGGCATGCCTGTGATCTACCACAGCCACTCGCCCAAACCGCTGGTCGAGAAGCGGTTTGGCGCGCAGTACCGCAGCCTCGATGACTTGCTGCAACAGGCCGATTTTGTCTGCCTGACCCTGCCATTGACCGCCGAAACCGAAAAGCTGATCGGCGCCGAAGAATTTGCGCGGATGGGCCCGGAGACGATCTTTATCAATATCTCGCGGGGCAAGGTGGTGGACGAAGCGGCACTGGTGGAGGCCCTGGAAAAACGCACCATCCGCGCGGCGGGGCTGGACGTGTTCGAAAAGGAACCGCTGGATCACAACTCCGCCCTGCTGCGCCTGAACAATGTGGTGGCCACGCCGCATATAGGCTCGGCGACACATGAGACGCGGGAGGCGATGGCTAAGTGTGCGGTGGATAATCTGCTACAGGCACTGGCCGGGGAGAAGCCCAAGAACTTGGTGAATCCCACTGCCTGGAAGCAGTAA
- a CDS encoding MFS transporter: METVKLATRRWWYIMPIVFITYSLAYLDRANYGFAAASGMAEDLMITPGMSSLLGALFFLGYFFFQVPGAIYAQKRSVKKLIFVSLILWGGLATLTGVVSNAYMLIVIRFMLGVVEAAVMPAMLVYLCHWFTRAERSRANTFLILGNPVTMLWMSVVSGYLVQHFSWRWMFIIEGLPAVLWAFIWWKLADERPKDAKWLSDGEKQALETALAAEQVGIKAVKNYAEAFRSPKVIILALQFFCWSIGVYGFVLWLPSILKKGLQMDMVEAGWLSALPYLAAVIGMLVVSWGSDKLQKRKRFVWPPLLIASIAFYASYVLGAEHFWWSYTLLVIAGACMYAPYGPFFAIVPEILPANVAGGAMALINSMGALGSFGGSYLVGYLNSSTGSPGASYLLMSGALMLSVVLTIFLKPGASDRERAPQPTLDLKVNTR; this comes from the coding sequence ATGGAAACCGTGAAACTCGCCACCCGCCGTTGGTGGTACATCATGCCCATCGTCTTTATCACCTACAGCCTGGCGTACCTGGACCGCGCCAACTATGGCTTTGCTGCCGCCTCCGGGATGGCTGAAGACCTGATGATCACGCCGGGCATGTCGTCATTGCTCGGCGCGCTGTTCTTCCTCGGTTACTTTTTCTTCCAGGTACCGGGCGCCATCTACGCGCAAAAACGCAGCGTGAAGAAGCTGATTTTTGTCAGCCTGATCCTCTGGGGTGGCCTGGCCACCCTGACCGGCGTGGTGTCCAACGCCTACATGCTGATTGTGATTCGCTTCATGCTCGGCGTGGTGGAAGCGGCCGTGATGCCGGCGATGCTGGTGTACCTGTGCCACTGGTTTACCCGCGCCGAACGCTCGCGCGCCAATACCTTCCTGATCCTCGGCAACCCGGTGACCATGCTGTGGATGTCGGTAGTGTCGGGCTACCTGGTGCAGCATTTCAGCTGGCGCTGGATGTTTATCATTGAAGGCCTGCCGGCGGTGCTCTGGGCGTTTATCTGGTGGAAGTTGGCCGATGAGCGTCCCAAGGATGCCAAATGGCTGAGCGATGGCGAGAAACAGGCGCTGGAAACCGCGCTGGCCGCCGAGCAGGTTGGTATCAAGGCGGTGAAAAATTACGCCGAGGCGTTTCGCTCGCCGAAAGTGATCATCCTGGCGCTGCAGTTCTTTTGCTGGAGCATCGGCGTGTATGGCTTTGTGCTGTGGTTGCCGTCGATCCTCAAGAAAGGCTTGCAGATGGACATGGTCGAGGCCGGCTGGTTGTCGGCGTTGCCTTACCTGGCAGCGGTGATCGGCATGCTGGTGGTGAGCTGGGGCTCGGACAAGCTGCAAAAGCGCAAACGTTTCGTGTGGCCGCCGCTGCTGATTGCCTCCATCGCCTTCTATGCGTCCTACGTGCTGGGCGCCGAACACTTCTGGTGGTCCTACACCCTACTGGTGATTGCCGGGGCCTGCATGTACGCGCCCTACGGCCCGTTTTTTGCGATCGTGCCGGAAATCCTCCCGGCCAACGTGGCCGGTGGCGCCATGGCGCTGATCAACAGCATGGGCGCCCTCGGTTCGTTCGGCGGCTCGTACCTGGTGGGTTACCTCAATAGCAGCACTGGTTCGCCCGGCGCCTCTTATCTGCTGATGAGCGGTGCGCTGATGCTTTCGGTGGTACTGACAATTTTCCTCAAGCCCGGCGCCAGCGACCGTGAACGCGCGCCGCAGCCAACCCTCGATTTAAAGGTGAACACCCGATGA